One Fibrobacter sp. UWB10 DNA segment encodes these proteins:
- a CDS encoding FISUMP domain-containing protein, with protein sequence MNKFKTLLFLAVFSGIALWGCDDSSSASSNGPDENAAVDSSSSICKDCEDESSSSSKKIESSDEKDAMVSSDAKSNSSSSSSKKNDTSSSSQRDDSLSSSSSYVHIRCNENERDTVVKDWGVKYYRCENNDWVLDTTIYIEKPKEYPVMDSLFATEYEPVYSEFEDPRDHQVYKTTILHLRGDDGRLVDDVLIEVFAQNLNYGEMIDTSIKIHDDTKVEKYCDLNDEWFCNNGWGGRYTWSEAMALSAKYDSVLWKDTVGGDTRIHQGLCPEGWHIMNAYEWKNFTSSAGEDLASKVNWTLNKQYVNSTGMSVLYQMKSYRENWGLATFHYPVERDSSWIFVEDLSKNYAKHSSTAVKNGNYFYVRCVRDY encoded by the coding sequence ATGAACAAGTTCAAGACACTACTTTTCTTAGCCGTGTTTAGCGGAATTGCCCTTTGGGGATGTGACGATTCGTCGTCTGCCTCTAGCAACGGACCGGATGAAAACGCAGCGGTTGATTCTTCATCTTCAATCTGTAAAGATTGTGAAGATGAATCAAGTAGTTCTTCTAAAAAGATTGAATCCTCTGATGAAAAGGATGCTATGGTATCAAGTGATGCCAAATCAAATAGTTCGTCTTCGTCTAGTAAAAAAAACGATACTAGTTCGTCATCCCAGAGAGACGATTCTTTGTCAAGTAGTAGTTCTTATGTTCATATCCGTTGTAATGAAAATGAAAGAGATACTGTTGTTAAAGATTGGGGTGTAAAATATTATCGCTGTGAAAACAACGATTGGGTTTTAGATACAACAATCTACATCGAAAAACCCAAAGAATACCCTGTGATGGATAGTTTGTTTGCTACAGAATACGAACCTGTTTATAGTGAATTCGAAGATCCGCGAGACCATCAGGTGTATAAGACGACGATTCTCCACTTGCGCGGTGATGACGGAAGACTTGTTGACGATGTTTTAATTGAGGTGTTCGCCCAGAACTTGAATTACGGTGAGATGATTGATACTAGTATAAAAATACACGATGACACTAAGGTGGAAAAGTATTGTGACTTGAATGACGAATGGTTCTGCAACAACGGCTGGGGCGGCCGTTACACCTGGAGCGAAGCAATGGCCTTGTCTGCCAAGTACGACTCAGTGCTTTGGAAGGATACCGTAGGTGGAGACACTAGGATACATCAGGGTTTGTGTCCGGAGGGTTGGCATATAATGAATGCCTATGAATGGAAAAACTTCACTTCATCTGCAGGGGAAGATTTGGCTTCAAAGGTGAATTGGACTTTGAATAAGCAATATGTGAATTCAACAGGTATGTCGGTGTTGTACCAGATGAAATCTTACAGAGAAAACTGGGGCTTGGCAACCTTTCATTATCCAGTCGAAAGAGATTCGTCATGGATTTTTGTTGAAGATTTAAGCAAAAATTATGCGAAGCATAGCAGTACTGCTGTAAAGAACGGTAATTATTTTTATGTCCGTTGTGTAAGGGATTATTGA